A stretch of DNA from Leptospira licerasiae serovar Varillal str. VAR 010:
TTCCAAAATTTCCCTGAGTCCTGTCATAGAATATTCCTTTCCGATGAAAGGCATAGACTTTGCAAAACTAACTTTAGCTCACGGAAAAAGACTCAAACGACCACCTAAATCAATTTACATATCTTAATTCCAATTTCGCTTTCGGAAGTTCGCAAGTAACGTCCGGAGTAATTTTTAAACAACTTATAATATTCAGGAATATAAATATGTTATTTCGTTATATACAGATGACTGCGGTCACTCTATCTCTATTCATCTTTAATTGTTCTCAACTTGGATTCGTTCCTAAAGAAGAATCTTCAAATCAAATACTAATGCAAACTCTCTTTGGAATCTCCACCGAAGAAGGATGTTCGATCAAAAATCTTTCGCCCATTTCGAATACCCTCTCCTATTTAATCCCGCAAAGAATTGGCTATGATTTGTATAATTGTTCGCCTGCCGATCTGAAAAGTTTGGGATTGATTGGGAATCTATCCGAATTGGCGGAAGGCATTAGCGGAAATTCTTCGAACGCGAACTTTTATAGCTCGGGTAATATCGCTTTACCAAGCTCTAACGGCGGAACAAATCTTGAGGTTTCCTTCTCTCTAAAATCCGGAGGCAGTCTTACTACCTATGTTTATGGATCTGGAAATCCAATCTCCGGACCAGCAATTCGTTTAAGTGATTCGAGTCGGGAACAATTCTATTCAAGTATGACCAACGATTTCGAAACGATTAGCCAAAGCACATCCGCCTTAACTTCGAATACGAATCATATATACTGTATAGACTTCCAATATGCCAACTCCGAACAGTGGATCAATGCTTGGCCAAAGAAATGTTCTCAGATTTCGCAATCCGAACGTAACTCGATGATGATGTTCCCGGTAATGCAAATGATGGATGTCCCATCCTATTCGGGAAGTCGCATCGGTTTCGTACTCAACGGAGCCAAACTTACCTCTTTTGCGATCGGATCGATTATATCACAAGTCGATTGATCATCCTAAATGAGGGTCGCTTCATAGCGGCCCTCATTCTTGATTCGGAGTTAAAAATGAAACATTATATTATTCTTTTCCTTCTTCTTCTGCATATTTCTTTCCAAAGCCTCTTACCTGTAGAACCGGAAAATTCCAAAACGGTCATCGAAGAAGATCCTCATGCGCAACATCGTAAGGCAACCTCACAAGAACAGTCCCACAGCCACGGAACCAGAGCGGACGAAATCGCACCTGCAGGATTAATGTTTCCGCATGTTCACAAGAAAGATTCCTGGTTATTAGATTTCCGTTATATGGGAATGAACATGTCAGGTTTATTGAATGGAAGTAAATCGATGGGAACTTATGAGGCTCTTTGGTTTCCACAATTCGACCCTAGCGTATCCATGCCAACGGGAAGTTTGTTAACCGGAGGACCGAGCATTCCCCAAACCTCCGTCAACGGTTATCGATATATGTCCGTTCCCAAGACTATGCTCATGGAAAGTTACATGACAAGTGCAATGTACGGGCTGTCAGATGATACGATGGTAATGTTTATGGTGCCGGTCTTACGAAACCAAATGATGATGGAGACAAGTAATTTTGACTCCTCCCAAATGAAATCGGCAGGTGTCGGAGATATTTCCTTTTCAGCAGCACATCGTGTTTTCCAACGAAACAACAATGAGTTTTTCTTAAACTTTGGAATCTCCCTACCTACAGGATCAATCGATCAAAGAGATTGGATGCCGATGATGGGAGATCAAAAAGTTCCCTACAATATGCAGCTTGGGACAGGAACAATCAATTACTTACCCGGAATCGCGTATTCAGGGAAGTCTGATCGATTTTCCTGGGGTCTTGGAGCTAATGCAAATCTACGCAGTTCAAAAAACGAGAACCAATATCGTTTTGGAAATATCTATGATATTAATTCTTGGATCGCCTACTCTATCTTTTCTTGGACGAGTATTTCAATTCGAGTTCAAGCTAGCTATTGGGAGAATATAAAAGGAAGAGACGGCTCCCTGGATCCGAAAATGGATCCACAGAATGATCCGAATCGGCAGGGAGGAAACAGAACGGACTTACTTCTCGGTATGAATTTTCTTGTAGTCGAACGGATTCGATTCGGATTCGAAACTGGAAAACCTTTCCATCAGCATTTGAATGGGCCTCAATTGGCCATGCAAACTCTTTTCAATACCTTCCTTCGGTTTGATCTGAATTGATATATAGTAAATAAAAATTTTATTTCTTGCAATGTAATGTGGCCGGGTCTAAAACATCCGGCTTTTTGAAAACGTGTAGTATATTATAATATTTAATCTTTCTAAATTAGCACAATTTCCGATGAGACAGATTCCCCATTATGGGAAGTTACCTATTGCATCACGTAATAATCTACTCCAAATGAATCTGGAAAATCAGATAAAAATCTACTCCAAATCTTAAGAATCAAACGTATTACAATCTCCTCTTTCTATGGTTGAGGTTGCAATATGAGACTGAATCTACAGGAGAAACGAATGGTTTCCAAGATCTTCAAGGAGAGATACCGTTGGGCTTTCAAGAAAGAAAAAAGTCTGATCCTAGATGAGTTCATAAAAGTCACAGGTTACAATCGATCGTACGCGAGAACCGTTCTCCGAATTACCAAATCAAAGAACTCCAAGCACCCTCGAAAAAAGAATCCTATCTATGATGATGAAGTTAAAAAAGCAATTGAATTCCTTTGGGAAGTTCTAGATCGGATTTGTTCCAAAAGATTAAAAGCGGCCATTCCCGAAATTTTAAAACAAATCGAAGAATTTCAAAGCTATCCTTTAGAAAAGCATGTGAAAGCAAAATTACTAACAATTAGCTCCGCGACCATCGATCGGCTACTTAAACCGATCCGGTTTAAATTCAGAGGTCGAGGCACTTCTGTCACGAGACAACCTCGTTTTCTAATAGATAAAATACCGATTAAAACCTTTGGAGAATGGAAAGATACTCCTCCCGGCTTTACTCAAGTCGATCTGATCGCTCATAATGGAGGAAATGTTTACGGTGGTTTCTTCTCGACTCTTTTTGCGACAGATGTTTGCACCGGATGGACAATTTGTATCCTAGTAAAGAATAAGACCGAATTTCAAATGCTAAAGGCATTTTCCAGGCTCCGGAAGGCTTTCCCTTTCCCATTACGAGGAATTCACTCTGACAACGGTTCTGAATTCATAAACGATACAATCTTAAGGTTCTCTGAAAAATACAAACTCACTTTCACCCGAAGTCGGCCTTACAAGAAAAATGATAACCCCCATATTGAACAGAAAAACTATTCAGTCGTTCGGAGAAACACCGGCTACTTAAGGCTTGATCAGCCCGAACACGCTGAGTGTCTGAAAACAATGTATTCTTATCTCAATCTGTATAATAACTTCTTCCTACCAATTATGGTCCTAACAGAAAAACACCGCATAGGATCTAAAGGAATTCGAAAATATGACGAACCCAAATCCCCATACGCCCGAGTATTGAATCGTAAAGAAATACCTAAAATCTCTAAGAAAGAATTGATCTCTTTCTACCAGACTTTAAACATCTTCAAACTCAAAGAATAAATTAACCTTCTCCAGGCCCAAATCGTTCGATCTGCTGCCCCTATTAGAAATCCGGTAGAAAAGGTCAAAATACGTCGAAAAAAAGGAATTACTCACACGACTCCGGTTTGGAGAAGAGAAATGAATTCCGAAACAAAAAATCCCTTTATCGAAAGGCAACGAATCGAAGAACTTAGGCGAGCCACCCAAAAAGTCTGGAATAACAGAAAATAGTTTACTCTCTTATCTTTCGCCATGATATTTGGAGTAGATTTTTAATTGATTCTCCACTGCCATTTTGAGCAGGTTTTTACTGAAGCAAGTCGAGTTAAGTATTTTTATAATAAGCGGTTCACTATGGGCAAATTTACAATATTATCTGAAATAGCAAATTTTAACTCCAATATTATACGAGATTTCTCCATCTTTGTTTCTAAATCATAGCGACCACTATCAACTTTACTCAAAACACCTTCGCTATTCGCTCTAAAAAACCCTGGGTCAGTCCCGAAAAGCTTCTGTATATGTTCTGAATCTTTTAATTTCCCTGAAATTAGAACGAGCGCGAACGTACTATCAATAACTTGTAAAATGTATCCAGCATTCCAGCCTACTGGGCTTGACTGAGAGACTAATTTCCTCGAGTATTGATTGTATTTACATAGCTGCCCAATATTTAATTTTCCTTCCATTCGAAAAAGTCGAACTCGCCCCTCTACATAATCTAAAATTGATTGTGAGTCGTTTTCGTATGCATGATTTAAAGCAATCAATGCGCTTTCACTATTCTTAACTTTTTCCGAATCTGCTTTTTTCTCCTCGACCAAAACTAAATTCGATTTTATCCGCTGAAAAATCGCAGATACTTTCCCCAAAAGCATATCAGTTGTGGGCAGAATTAAAAACGAAAAGGTTAATCCGGATAGAAATGGCAATCCGACTCTGAAACATTTTTCGACTTTCAGAATATTCAAGAACTCAGTCCAGCCGTTCACTGGATTATACTTATCAGGCCAAAACAGGCCGATGAGAATCTGAAACAACTTATCAGAGTTAATTAAGAAAAATGAAAATGCTATTGAACCAAATATTGGATGGCTAAAGCGGTCCGTAAAAGGCTTAGAAATTGTCTTCAAAAGTTCGCTCATAATTTCTTTCTATTTAAACTTCCCACTATTAATAATACATTCTGGTATTTTACCTTTGTGTAATAACAATATTGGCTGTAAATTTTGGTCTTCTTTACGATTCATTTCAGAAGGAAATTCTTCCATTAAAGTCTGTTCAACTCTTTCAATGGCTCCTTCAACAACCTTTCCAAGCTTTCCTAAATATAATTTCGCCCCATGCCGCAAACAACCTTCTATCCAATGCCTATAACTTGAACCGTATCTCGGATTAACTGATTCACCATTGATTTTTCTTGGATTCCCGCCGAATACACTCTTATCCACCTTTCCCCAGTAGAATGGCTTCTTATCCCATTCATGCAGATAGATCCCCTGAGTATGATCTTTTGCATCCTCATATTTCTCACATAGCTCCCAAATTATTTCAATACTATCTATTTGATCTAATTCGAGCTCCGACATTTCTAAATCCTTTAATGCGTTTTTATATTAACGAAAAAATTCCCAGTATTCCAATCTAACTTAGGCTGATCCATGAAGATAGACTCCGAAGTTCGTAAGCCGCAGGAATTGCATTGGATCCAATAGTGCCATTCCCCGGCTTCTGCTTTTCTCTTTCTGAACCTAACTCCAAACCAGTTCTTACACGTTGGACATTTCTTTAAGTTTATAGACTGACCAATAAATTTCAGCATTCTAAACAATGATAGGCATGTCTACGTAGTTAATAAGTTGTATGAAATAAAATCATTATTCCCTTGTCGCCAAATAGCCAAGCCCAAGAAAAAGCAATGCGGCCCCCCAATTTCGCACGTCGTTAGATACTTCGTAACCATCGACAATCGAAGAAGAGAAATGCTGACAATTATAATTAAGCAAATCATACCGCCTATTTCGAACTATAGCATTCTTTATGTTGGTCTTAATTTGAGAGAGTAGCAATCGAGGTCGGCGAAGGCTGTAATATTTCCGTCCATCCATAAACTCATCGATTGAGACTATAGAAATATTTGATTCCGGGTGATTATGAATGACCATAATCTGGCCAAATTCATTTTCACCTAATATGACTCCAGTATGCTTTGTTCCGTATTCTTTAGAGCGCGAAATCTCCCAACTGACAAAACGTCCCAGCGAATGGTAATTACTATCAAAAATTTCTTTCATTTAATTTCTTCCTCTAATTTATAAATACTTTTAAGCAAGGCCTTTGAGTAATTGAAGGCCGTATCTTTAATTTTTGCCTTAGTCGACAAAATTGAAACTCCAATCCAATAAAGTAACGAAAATGATAAATATAATAGTAAGAAGGATAAATTTCCGTTTATAAAATAATAGCTACCAATTGCGACGATTATTCCAGTAAGAGAATAAATGGCAAATTCTAATCGAACAGCATATAAGTTCCTCCAAAAACCGTAAGTTATATTTTCTTCTAACAATAAGCCGTTCGCCCGATTTAATTCTATTAATCTAAATATAATCGACTCCATATTATCTATATTTATTCTTTCAGGATTCTTTATATCCTTCCGGCCAAACTTCTTTGCAAGTATTCTAAGTAGCTCTTTTCTTTGTCCGTTTGAAAATGCAGCATTTTTGCCAATCAGTAACAATGACGATGGATTCCCTCCCCATTCTTTCCAAAGCACACTTTGTATTTCTTGTCCCCTTTTTCTTACGCGGTATACTAACAAAAAAGGGATCCCGAAGAGAAAGAAATAATGTAATATAGGATATTCTTTATACGAAATATTAGAATTTAAAGCAAGTACGAGGGAAAGTGTAGCCGGAAATGTAATTATAAATGCGGGAATAAATCGAGCTCGTAAAGAGTATTCTTTATCCAGTAGTGATCTAATAAATATATCATTCATATCCGTTGCCTTCAATTATACCGTTTTTATCAAAAACATAATATGCCAAACCAATGGAATCGGAATCATTTATTAGGGATGCTATAATTAATATTGGCATTGGACATGAGTATTTTTCACTTAATGCGATCCGCTTCATTGAATTAATATCAGAAATACTTGGCTTATTAATATGAGAAGGATGAAAATGCCATTCACCGATATAAAATAAATTCTTTTGAAAGCCCTCTTCCAAAGCTTCGGCAATACCAGCTACTCCGCGAACAAAACTACTCGGTCGATGCACAGAATCTCGGGTTGGACCAAGAGATTTTTCTACATATGCAATTCGTCCTCTTATTGAATAATTTCCCAAAATAATTCCACCCGTTTCTATTTTTTTATTCTTTATCACTTCTTTAAAAATAGAATCTTTAGTATCCGTCGATATCTTTATTAACATACAGAAAGGGTTATTTATTACATTTATTACACGTTAAGATACTTTCCTAATTCCAAGGTAATCCATATCTTCATTGATTACTTTTTCATAGACGGAGAAATGAAATTCACCAGAAGCCAGTTTCGTTGCTTTTTCAATATTCGTAATTATTGCACTCGTAAATGAAATAATATCATCTAAACGAGCTGGAAATAATGGGTCCCAACATCCTGTACCTTCTGGCCTAAAATCAGATCTATGAAGGTTTTGCTCGCTATATTCAACTTGAGCCCATTTTGCATATTCATCTCGAAAACGTTGAACCATAAACTTGGAAGATTTTGATGCGAAAAAATACAGTCTTTGAGCATTCATACCAAGGAAAACAGTTATCCATATTTTTTCTTTTTTGGGGTTATAATTTTCAAATATTGAAAGCACTGTAGCATCGGCCGAAATATCTATCAGGATATCATAAGCTCCCCAAGATTCAATATCCGGCCCTCTATGAAATATATGCGCATGAGCAGTTACCTCAACTCCGGGTCGTACTAACTCTAATTTCTTTTTCAAAAAGATAGACTTTGGAATTCCGACTTCAGTTAATGAAGCTGAAAATCTACTTAAATTTCCCGCTTCAATCGTATCCCCATCATGTATTTGGATTTTATCCATTCCAAGACGTACTAGATTTTCAATCAGGACTGACCCTAAAGCACCACCGCCAACGATGACCGCAGATAGATTTTCTAACGCCAAGGATTTTCCGCGCTGAATTAAATTCCCTTTTGCCCAATTCTCGGTTTTCTGCCATGCTATATTCAAACTCGAAGCTGACTCAAATACTACTTGCAAATATTTTGATAATTTAATATTCTTTCTGGAGCCGGGAAATTTCTGGACTTCCTTAAGATCTACACTAAAAGCAATCCAAAATATTTCAGAACAAGCGTCTCCATATTTTAGCGGGACAGGAAAGCCCAAGAGTACTAATACTTTTTTTTCTTTAGATAAGCTACCCTTCACTGAAGCGGCCTTAA
This window harbors:
- a CDS encoding transporter, which produces MKHYIILFLLLLHISFQSLLPVEPENSKTVIEEDPHAQHRKATSQEQSHSHGTRADEIAPAGLMFPHVHKKDSWLLDFRYMGMNMSGLLNGSKSMGTYEALWFPQFDPSVSMPTGSLLTGGPSIPQTSVNGYRYMSVPKTMLMESYMTSAMYGLSDDTMVMFMVPVLRNQMMMETSNFDSSQMKSAGVGDISFSAAHRVFQRNNNEFFLNFGISLPTGSIDQRDWMPMMGDQKVPYNMQLGTGTINYLPGIAYSGKSDRFSWGLGANANLRSSKNENQYRFGNIYDINSWIAYSIFSWTSISIRVQASYWENIKGRDGSLDPKMDPQNDPNRQGGNRTDLLLGMNFLVVERIRFGFETGKPFHQHLNGPQLAMQTLFNTFLRFDLN
- a CDS encoding Mov34/MPN/PAD-1 family protein, which translates into the protein MLIKISTDTKDSIFKEVIKNKKIETGGIILGNYSIRGRIAYVEKSLGPTRDSVHRPSSFVRGVAGIAEALEEGFQKNLFYIGEWHFHPSHINKPSISDINSMKRIALSEKYSCPMPILIIASLINDSDSIGLAYYVFDKNGIIEGNGYE
- a CDS encoding ThiF family adenylyltransferase, with amino-acid sequence MLLRLKKDIELLDIFDWVKVHSIDELEKQKVRIELSIRVDLPDIPVQYKKYSLSNWIFVIDNPYPRGVIEVYPAIDNGLNLTFPHQLDNSSVNKEYNSRSGKVCLADYFNKAKNRTDLFSSNFEGVVLHRHIVRLRAYLECAFQKKLQNPGEYFELPSIPGLSGRARNELYILFQETTESFLKWNKEARHFGYFEYVKTKPHAGRDFIFPCRFLDTNSDEVMLYHWSKEILNQNSEEKIGIWVKCEKYPFQKDWAFPKTYGDLLNVYPEILNRLQNSLLKAASVKGSLSKEKKVLVLLGFPVPLKYGDACSEIFWIAFSVDLKEVQKFPGSRKNIKLSKYLQVVFESASSLNIAWQKTENWAKGNLIQRGKSLALENLSAVIVGGGALGSVLIENLVRLGMDKIQIHDGDTIEAGNLSRFSASLTEVGIPKSIFLKKKLELVRPGVEVTAHAHIFHRGPDIESWGAYDILIDISADATVLSIFENYNPKKEKIWITVFLGMNAQRLYFFASKSSKFMVQRFRDEYAKWAQVEYSEQNLHRSDFRPEGTGCWDPLFPARLDDIISFTSAIITNIEKATKLASGEFHFSVYEKVINEDMDYLGIRKVS